Proteins from a single region of Leucoraja erinacea ecotype New England chromosome 25, Leri_hhj_1, whole genome shotgun sequence:
- the psmd9 gene encoding 26S proteasome non-ATPase regulatory subunit 9, translating into MYFELRGCVCDVARSRLAAGESRRRWAATKMSAEQLQSAAMEEVQQLVKKKDTMEAQIKAYYDILEGQKHAGMDGPLVDVEGYPRSDIDVYQVRTARYNIICLQNDHKALMKEIEEALHKLHARDKEKHRQDEAGAHEETMEQESQILLAFAKVDTVSPGSPASMSGLQVGDEIIEFGSVNTQNFQNLQNIAKVVQHSEGKPISITVTRNGQNVHISLTPQQWSGRGLLGCNIVPLQN; encoded by the exons ATGTATTTTGAATTGCGCGGTTGTGTGTGCGATGTCGCGAGGAGCCGTTTGGCAGCTGGCGAGAGCCGTCGGCGGTGGGCGGCAACAAAGATGTCGGCCGAGCAGTTGCAGAGCGCAGCGATGGAGGAGGTGCAGCAGCTGGTGAAGAAGAAGGATACAATGGAGGCGCAGATCAAAGCTTACTACGACATCTTGGAGGGG CAAAAACATGCTGGAATGGATGGGCCATTAGTTGATGTCGAAGGATATCCGCGATCGGATATTGATGTTTACCAAGTTCGAACAGCTCGATATAATATCATTT GTCTACAAAATGATCATAAAGCCTTGATGAAAGAGATTGAGGAAGCACTGCACAAACTGCATGCACGTGACAAGGAAAAGCATAGACAAGATGAGGCTGGGGCACATGAAGAAACAATGGAACAGGAAAGTCAAATATTACTTGCTTTTGCCAAAGTAGACACTGTTAGTCCAGGTTCGCCAGCCAGTATGTCA GGTTTGCAGGTTGGTGATGAAATTATAGAATTCGGCTCTGTAAATACACAGAATTTCCAAAATTTGCAAAATATTGCCAAGGTCGTCCAGCATAGTGAAGGG AAACCCATAAGCATAACAGTCACTCGAAATGGACAGAATGTACACATCAGTCTCACACCGCAGCAATGGAGTGGAAGAGGATTGTTAGG GTGCAATATTGTTCCTTTACAGAACTGA